Proteins encoded by one window of Burkholderia plantarii:
- the ubiB gene encoding ubiquinone biosynthesis regulatory protein kinase UbiB, whose amino-acid sequence MRIFRFIKIVYTVIRFGLDEVMLSRIDDRRVKLLLRITTIGRRFSDPPAVRLRLALESLGPIFVKFGQVLSTRRDLLPVDFATELARLQDRVPPFDSAVAMSIVEKSLGAPIGEYFDEFDPVPVASASIAQVHFAKLKQGVHAGKAVAVKVLRPNMLPVIDSDMALLRDIAIWAERLWPDGRRLKPREVVAEFDKYLHDELDLMREAANGSQLRRNFAGLDILLVPEMFWDFSSQSVLVMERMSGVPISQIETLRAAGVDIPKLAREGVEIFFTQVFRDGFFHADMHPGNIQVSLDPQHFGRYIALDFGIVGALSDFDKNYLAQNFLAFFKRDYHRVATLHLESGWVPPNTRVEELESAIRAVCEPYFDRALKDISLGQVLMRLFSTSRRFNVEIQPQLVLLQKTMLNVEGLGRSLDPELDLWKTAKPYLERWMAEQIGLRGWYERFKVEAPQWSKTLPQLPRLIHHAFAERHNSPRAATDELMQQILIEQKRTNRLLQALLVFGLAVGVGAIVARVLLALAAGA is encoded by the coding sequence ATGCGCATTTTCCGTTTCATCAAAATCGTCTACACCGTGATCCGCTTCGGCCTCGACGAGGTCATGCTGTCGCGTATCGACGATCGTCGCGTCAAGCTGCTGCTGCGCATCACCACCATCGGCCGCCGCTTCTCCGATCCGCCCGCGGTGCGGCTGCGCCTCGCGCTAGAAAGCCTCGGCCCGATCTTCGTGAAGTTCGGCCAGGTGCTGTCCACGCGCCGCGACCTGCTGCCGGTCGATTTCGCGACCGAGCTCGCGAGGCTGCAGGACCGGGTGCCGCCGTTCGATTCGGCGGTGGCGATGTCGATCGTCGAGAAGTCGCTCGGCGCGCCGATCGGCGAGTACTTCGACGAATTCGATCCGGTGCCGGTGGCGAGCGCGTCGATCGCGCAGGTCCACTTCGCGAAGCTGAAGCAGGGGGTCCACGCGGGCAAGGCGGTGGCCGTCAAGGTGCTGCGCCCGAACATGCTGCCCGTGATCGATTCCGACATGGCGCTGCTGCGCGACATCGCGATCTGGGCCGAACGGCTCTGGCCGGACGGCCGGCGCCTGAAGCCGCGCGAGGTGGTGGCCGAATTCGACAAATACCTGCACGACGAGCTCGACCTGATGCGCGAGGCCGCCAACGGCAGCCAGCTGCGCCGCAACTTCGCCGGGCTCGACATCCTGCTGGTGCCCGAGATGTTCTGGGATTTCAGCTCGCAGTCGGTGCTCGTGATGGAGCGCATGTCGGGCGTGCCGATCAGCCAGATCGAGACGCTGCGCGCGGCCGGCGTCGACATCCCGAAGCTCGCGCGCGAGGGTGTGGAGATCTTCTTCACGCAGGTGTTCCGCGACGGTTTCTTCCATGCCGACATGCACCCGGGCAACATCCAGGTCAGCCTCGATCCGCAGCACTTCGGCCGCTATATCGCGCTCGATTTCGGGATCGTCGGCGCGCTGTCCGACTTCGACAAGAACTACCTCGCGCAGAACTTCCTCGCGTTTTTCAAGCGCGACTATCACCGCGTCGCGACGCTGCACCTCGAGTCGGGCTGGGTGCCGCCCAATACGCGCGTCGAGGAACTCGAGAGCGCGATCCGCGCCGTCTGCGAGCCGTATTTCGATCGCGCGCTGAAGGACATTTCGCTCGGCCAGGTGCTGATGCGGCTGTTCTCCACCTCGCGCCGCTTCAACGTCGAGATCCAGCCGCAGCTCGTGCTGCTGCAAAAGACCATGCTGAACGTCGAGGGGCTCGGCCGCTCGCTCGATCCCGAACTCGACCTCTGGAAGACGGCCAAGCCCTATCTCGAACGCTGGATGGCCGAGCAGATCGGCCTGCGCGGCTGGTACGAGCGCTTCAAGGTCGAGGCGCCGCAATGGAGCAAGACGCTGCCGCAGCTGCCGCGCCTGATCCATCACGCCTTCGCCGAGCGGCACAACTCGCCGCGCGCGGCTACCGACGAACTGATGCAGCAGATCCTGATCGAGCAGAAGCGCACCAACCGGCTGCTGCAGGCGCTGCTGGTGTTCGGCCTCGCGGTCGGCGTCGGGGCGATCGTCGCGCGCGTGCTGCTCGCGCTCGCGGCCGGCGCCTGA
- a CDS encoding ubiquinone biosynthesis accessory factor UbiJ — translation MTFAAKSVAAAVNHLLARESWARERLIPYAGKTARLEFPPVALLLLVQPDGYFVALEAHEAPRVDVSIALGGAQRSPLDALAAFVQGGQAAAMKHVKLEGDAEFATQLAKLAEHLRWEPEEDLARIVGDAAAHRIATLVRSAGDQARRTGRNLLDSLTEYFLDENPQVVRRAALGDFDAELARARDALARIEKRVERLEQRSGAPAGGSPRGVN, via the coding sequence ATGACCTTTGCCGCCAAGTCTGTCGCCGCTGCCGTCAACCATCTGCTCGCCCGTGAATCGTGGGCGCGCGAACGCCTGATTCCCTACGCCGGGAAAACCGCCCGGCTCGAATTCCCGCCCGTTGCATTGTTGCTGCTGGTGCAGCCTGACGGCTATTTCGTCGCGCTCGAGGCTCACGAGGCGCCGCGGGTGGACGTGTCGATCGCGCTCGGCGGCGCGCAACGCTCGCCGCTCGACGCGCTCGCGGCGTTCGTGCAGGGCGGCCAGGCCGCCGCCATGAAGCACGTGAAGCTCGAGGGCGACGCCGAATTCGCGACCCAGCTCGCGAAGCTCGCCGAACACCTGCGCTGGGAGCCCGAGGAGGATCTCGCGCGCATCGTCGGCGACGCGGCCGCCCACCGGATCGCGACGCTCGTGCGCTCGGCCGGCGATCAGGCGCGCCGCACCGGCCGTAATCTGCTCGACTCGTTGACCGAATACTTTCTCGACGAGAATCCCCAGGTCGTGCGGCGTGCTGCGCTCGGCGATTTCGACGCCGAACTCGCGCGCGCGCGCGACGCGCTGGCCCGTATCGAAAAGCGGGTCGAGCGCCTGGAACAACGATCCGGCGCGCCGGCGGGCGGCAGCCCGCGCGGCGTGAACTGA
- a CDS encoding TIM44-like domain-containing protein, whose amino-acid sequence MSESRALNNGSKQRRPWARRLGTLFMVGLLAAGTLASLDAEARRMGGGRSVGRQSQMVQQRQATPPAQQPMQQAAPAPMQRGAQPAPAAQPNRSRWLGPIAGLAAGLGIAALLSHFGLGGAFAGMMANLIVIALLAFVGIWLVRKFMNRGRRQEPAYAGSGSSMNRGSDGAASGGYAAGSANYSSTPQPASSSSYANEAASVFGAGTAAGVANGANPAPQVPAGFDTEAFVRNAKVYFVRLQAAWDQGNMADIREFTTPEMFAEVKIDLDSRGAGKNQTDVVQLDADLLGVEQHGSQSEASVRFHGLIRENPGAPAESFEEVWNLTKSGNEGWLLAGIQQINLH is encoded by the coding sequence ATGTCCGAGTCCCGTGCGTTGAACAATGGCAGCAAGCAGCGGAGGCCGTGGGCACGACGGCTCGGCACGCTGTTCATGGTCGGCCTGCTCGCGGCCGGCACGCTCGCGTCGCTCGATGCAGAGGCGCGCCGCATGGGCGGCGGCCGCAGCGTCGGGCGTCAGTCCCAGATGGTGCAGCAGCGCCAGGCCACGCCGCCCGCCCAGCAGCCGATGCAGCAGGCCGCGCCGGCCCCGATGCAGCGCGGCGCGCAGCCGGCCCCGGCCGCCCAGCCCAATCGTTCGCGTTGGCTCGGGCCGATCGCCGGCCTCGCCGCCGGCCTCGGTATCGCGGCGTTGTTGTCGCACTTCGGGCTCGGCGGCGCGTTCGCCGGCATGATGGCGAACCTGATCGTGATCGCGCTGCTCGCGTTCGTCGGCATCTGGCTGGTGCGCAAGTTCATGAATCGCGGCCGCCGGCAGGAGCCGGCCTATGCGGGCTCGGGCTCGTCGATGAACCGCGGCTCCGACGGCGCGGCCAGCGGTGGTTATGCGGCCGGCAGCGCGAATTACTCGTCGACGCCGCAGCCCGCGTCGTCCAGCAGCTACGCGAACGAGGCGGCGAGCGTGTTCGGCGCCGGCACGGCAGCGGGCGTGGCGAACGGCGCGAACCCGGCGCCGCAGGTGCCGGCCGGCTTCGACACCGAGGCGTTCGTGCGCAACGCGAAGGTCTACTTCGTCAGGCTGCAGGCCGCCTGGGACCAGGGCAACATGGCCGACATCCGCGAATTCACCACGCCCGAGATGTTCGCCGAGGTGAAGATCGATCTCGATTCGCGCGGCGCGGGAAAGAATCAGACCGACGTGGTCCAGCTCGATGCCGACCTGCTCGGCGTCGAGCAGCACGGCAGCCAGTCCGAGGCGAGCGTGCGCTTCCACGGCCTGATCCGCGAGAATCCGGGCGCACCGGCCGAGTCGTTCGAGGAGGTCTGGAATCTGACCAAGTCGGGCAACGAAGGCTGGCTGCTGGCCGGCATCCAGCAGATCAACCTGCACTGA
- the ubiE gene encoding bifunctional demethylmenaquinone methyltransferase/2-methoxy-6-polyprenyl-1,4-benzoquinol methylase UbiE — translation MSKTHFGFETVDEQDKAKKVAGVFHSVASNYDLMNDLMSAGMHRAWKAFTIAQANVRPGYKVLDIAAGTGDLTRAFAKAAGPTGEVWHTDINESMLRVGRDRLLDKGVVTPSLLCDAEKIPFPDNHFDVVTVAFGLRNMTHKDAALAEMRRVTRPGGRVMVLEFSKVWAPLKKAYDLYSFKVLPWLGDKFAKDAGSYQYLAESIRMHPDQDTLKTMMEQAGLDAVKYYNLSGGVVALHHGTKY, via the coding sequence ATGAGCAAAACCCACTTCGGCTTCGAGACCGTCGACGAGCAGGACAAGGCGAAAAAGGTGGCGGGAGTGTTCCACTCGGTCGCGAGCAACTACGACCTGATGAACGACCTGATGTCGGCCGGCATGCATCGCGCCTGGAAGGCGTTCACGATCGCGCAGGCGAACGTGCGGCCCGGCTACAAGGTGCTCGACATCGCGGCCGGCACCGGCGACCTGACGCGCGCGTTCGCGAAGGCGGCCGGCCCGACCGGCGAGGTCTGGCATACCGACATCAACGAATCGATGCTGCGCGTGGGCCGCGACCGGCTGCTCGACAAGGGCGTGGTCACGCCGTCGTTGCTCTGCGACGCCGAGAAGATCCCGTTTCCCGACAACCATTTCGACGTGGTGACGGTGGCGTTCGGGCTGCGCAACATGACCCACAAGGATGCCGCGCTGGCCGAGATGCGGCGCGTGACGCGGCCCGGCGGGCGCGTGATGGTGCTCGAATTCTCGAAAGTGTGGGCACCGCTCAAAAAAGCCTACGATCTGTATTCTTTCAAAGTATTACCGTGGCTGGGCGACAAGTTCGCGAAAGATGCCGGGAGTTACCAGTATCTTGCCGAGTCGATCCGGATGCATCCGGATCAGGACACGCTGAAGACGATGATGGAGCAGGCAGGCCTCGATGCTGTCAAATATTACAATTTGTCAGGTGGCGTGGTAGCGTTACACCACGGAACCAAGTACTAA
- a CDS encoding gamma-butyrobetaine hydroxylase-like domain-containing protein, translated as MSGLTPTTPIPSGVVVHAVSRVLELQYPNGESYRVPFELMRVFSPSAEVRGHGPGQEILQTGKRGVTITALEGVGHYALQPTFSDGHSTGIYSWDLLYELATRQDALWREYFEKLQAAGVERDAPMPSAGGPSGHCH; from the coding sequence ATGAGCGGCTTGACCCCGACCACGCCGATTCCGTCCGGCGTGGTTGTCCACGCGGTATCGCGCGTGCTTGAACTGCAATACCCGAACGGCGAGAGCTACCGCGTGCCGTTCGAGCTGATGCGCGTCTTCTCGCCGTCGGCCGAGGTGCGCGGCCACGGTCCCGGGCAGGAAATCCTGCAGACCGGCAAGCGCGGCGTGACCATCACGGCGCTCGAGGGCGTCGGCCACTACGCGCTGCAACCGACCTTCTCCGACGGCCATTCCACCGGCATCTACTCGTGGGATCTGCTGTACGAGCTGGCGACGCGCCAGGACGCGCTCTGGCGCGAGTATTTCGAGAAGCTGCAGGCGGCCGGCGTCGAACGCGACGCGCCGATGCCCTCGGCGGGCGGCCCGAGCGGCCACTGCCACTGA
- a CDS encoding HIT family protein, whose product MDCVFCREDGGELLWKDDLLRVVLATAETDYPGFCRVIWHTHVAEFSDLDEPARMHLMRVVAAVERAVRRVMQPDKVNLASLGNQVPHVHWHVIPRFSNDAHFPQPVWAPRQRSVSDALLRLRSAQATLLHNAVHEEIEQALNTRHSS is encoded by the coding sequence ATGGATTGCGTATTCTGCCGCGAGGACGGTGGCGAGCTGCTCTGGAAGGACGACCTGCTGCGCGTCGTGCTCGCCACCGCCGAGACGGATTACCCGGGTTTCTGCCGCGTGATCTGGCACACGCACGTCGCCGAGTTCTCCGATCTCGACGAGCCCGCGCGCATGCATCTGATGCGCGTCGTGGCGGCCGTCGAGCGGGCCGTGCGCCGCGTGATGCAACCTGATAAGGTGAATCTCGCGAGCCTCGGCAACCAGGTGCCGCACGTCCACTGGCATGTGATTCCGCGCTTCTCGAACGATGCGCATTTCCCGCAGCCGGTCTGGGCGCCGCGCCAGCGCTCGGTGTCCGACGCGCTGCTGCGGCTGCGCTCGGCGCAGGCCACGCTGCTGCACAACGCGGTCCACGAGGAAATCGAACAGGCTTTGAACACGAGGCATTCTTCATGA
- a CDS encoding DUF3683 domain-containing protein has protein sequence MNAPQVFDPHGAAAAVVADLKPRLREIPYNYTSFSDREIVIRLLGEEAWSALDELRGERRTGRSARMLYEVLGDIWVVRRNPYLQDDLLDNPKRRQMLVDALNHRLAEIDKRRQADLSTHDDDAGHDRASRVALLTVAARGAVDAFAREFEQMADLRRRATKALGRCTRKDNIRFDGLARVSHVTDATDWRVEYPFVILTPDTEAEIAALVKACFELGLTVIPRGGGTGYTGGAVPLTPFSAVINTEKLEQLGAVELTELPGVAQKVPTIFSGAGVVTRRVTEAAEAAGYVFAVDPTSLDASCIGGNVAMNAGGKKAVLWGTALDNLAWWRMVDPDGNWLEVTRHEHNQGKIHDIAVARFELKWFDGAHAPGEKLLKSEMLEIEGRRFRKEGLGKDVTDKFLAGLPGVQKEGCDGLITSARWILHKMPAHTRTVCLEFFGQAREAIPSIVEIKDYLFETSKQGGAILAGLEHLDERYLRAVGYATKSKRNAFPKMVLIGDIVGDDADAVAAATSEVIRMANGKSGEGFVAVSAEARKRFWLDRSRTAAIAKHTNAFKINEDVVIPLNRMGEYTDAIERINIELSIKNKLQLLDALDAFFRTGDLPLGKSDDANEIPSAELLEDRVQHALELLRQVRARWEFLRDRLDMPLRGAQHYLVQLGHEKLAATFAARADAQPEATVFHITQDRTIRVSWKQELRAELRAIFNGGAFKPILDEAQAIHKRVLRGRVFVALHMHAGDGNVHTNIPVNSDNYEMLQDAHVAVARIMQIARSLDGVISGEHGIGITKLEFLTEEELREFREYKHRVDPHGRFNKGKLLEGADLRNAYTPSFGLMGYESLIMQQSDIGAIAESVKDCLRCGKCKPVCATHVPRANLLYSPRNKILATSLLVEAFLYEEQTRRGVSIQHWDEFNDVADHCTVCHKCATPCPVKIDFGDVTMNMRNLLRKMGKKKFNPGQAAGMFFLNATNPQTINAARGVMMGVGYKAQRLANDMLKKVTKKQTARPPATTGKAPVIEQVIHFVNKKMPGNLPKKTARALLDIEDNKIVPIIRNPKTTSVDSEAVFYFPGCGSERLFSQVGLATQAMLWEAGVQTVLPPGYLCCGYPQRGAGQYDKAEQIVTDNRVLFHRMANTLNYLDIKTVVVSCGTCYDQLAGYEFEKIFPGCRIIDIHEFLLEKGMKLDGVSGTRYMYHDPCHTPIKTMDPVKLVNELMGAEKDGYKIAKNDRCCGESGTLAVTRPDVSTQIRFRKEEEIRKGAAQLRNIPVVSGDGAAVAGQADVKILTSCPSCLQGLSRYNEDAGIEADYIVVEIARSMLGENWMADYVARANNGGIERVLV, from the coding sequence ATGAACGCACCACAAGTTTTCGATCCGCATGGCGCGGCCGCCGCCGTCGTCGCCGACCTGAAACCGCGCCTGCGCGAAATCCCGTACAACTACACGTCGTTCTCGGATCGCGAGATCGTGATCCGCCTGCTGGGCGAGGAAGCCTGGTCGGCGCTCGACGAACTGCGCGGCGAACGCCGTACCGGCCGCTCGGCGCGCATGCTGTACGAAGTGCTCGGCGACATCTGGGTGGTGCGTCGCAATCCGTACCTGCAGGACGACCTGCTCGACAACCCGAAGCGCCGCCAGATGCTGGTGGATGCGCTGAACCACCGGCTCGCCGAGATCGACAAGCGCCGCCAGGCCGACCTCAGCACGCATGACGACGATGCGGGGCACGACCGGGCCTCGCGCGTGGCGCTGCTGACGGTGGCCGCGCGCGGCGCGGTGGACGCGTTCGCGCGCGAGTTCGAGCAGATGGCCGACCTGCGCCGCCGCGCCACCAAGGCGCTCGGCCGCTGCACGCGGAAGGACAACATTCGCTTCGACGGCCTCGCGCGCGTCTCGCACGTGACCGACGCCACCGACTGGCGCGTCGAATATCCGTTCGTGATCCTCACGCCCGACACCGAGGCCGAGATCGCCGCGCTCGTGAAGGCCTGCTTCGAGCTCGGCCTGACGGTGATTCCGCGCGGCGGCGGCACCGGCTACACGGGCGGCGCGGTGCCGCTCACGCCGTTCTCGGCCGTGATCAACACCGAGAAGCTCGAACAGCTCGGCGCGGTCGAGCTGACCGAGCTGCCCGGCGTCGCGCAGAAGGTGCCGACCATCTTCTCGGGCGCCGGCGTCGTCACGCGCCGCGTGACCGAAGCGGCCGAGGCGGCCGGCTACGTATTCGCGGTCGATCCGACCTCGCTCGACGCGTCGTGCATCGGCGGCAACGTCGCGATGAACGCCGGCGGCAAGAAGGCCGTGCTGTGGGGCACCGCGCTCGACAATCTGGCCTGGTGGCGGATGGTCGACCCGGACGGCAACTGGCTCGAGGTCACGCGCCACGAACACAATCAGGGCAAGATCCACGACATCGCGGTCGCGCGCTTCGAGCTGAAGTGGTTCGACGGCGCCCACGCGCCGGGCGAGAAGCTGCTGAAGAGCGAGATGCTCGAGATCGAGGGCCGGCGCTTCCGCAAGGAAGGGCTCGGCAAGGACGTCACCGACAAGTTCCTGGCGGGCCTGCCCGGCGTGCAGAAGGAGGGCTGCGACGGCCTCATCACCTCGGCGCGCTGGATCCTGCACAAGATGCCCGCGCACACGCGCACCGTCTGCCTCGAATTCTTCGGCCAGGCGCGCGAGGCGATCCCGAGCATCGTCGAGATCAAGGATTATCTGTTCGAGACCTCGAAGCAGGGCGGCGCGATCCTGGCCGGCCTCGAGCACCTCGACGAACGCTATCTGCGCGCGGTCGGCTACGCCACCAAGAGCAAGCGCAACGCGTTCCCGAAGATGGTGCTGATCGGCGACATCGTCGGCGATGACGCCGACGCGGTGGCCGCGGCCACCTCGGAAGTGATCCGGATGGCCAACGGCAAGAGCGGCGAGGGCTTCGTGGCCGTCAGCGCCGAGGCGCGCAAGCGCTTCTGGCTCGACCGCAGCCGCACCGCCGCGATCGCGAAGCACACCAACGCGTTCAAGATCAACGAAGACGTCGTGATCCCGCTGAACCGGATGGGCGAGTACACCGACGCGATCGAACGCATCAACATCGAGCTGTCGATCAAGAACAAGCTGCAGCTGCTCGACGCGCTCGACGCGTTCTTCCGCACCGGCGACCTGCCGCTCGGCAAGAGCGACGACGCCAACGAGATCCCGAGCGCCGAACTGCTCGAGGATCGCGTCCAGCACGCGCTCGAACTGCTGCGCCAGGTGCGCGCGCGCTGGGAATTCCTGCGCGACCGGCTCGACATGCCGCTGCGCGGGGCGCAGCACTACCTCGTGCAGCTCGGCCACGAGAAGCTCGCGGCCACCTTCGCGGCGCGCGCCGACGCGCAGCCCGAGGCGACCGTGTTCCACATCACGCAGGACCGCACGATCCGCGTGTCGTGGAAGCAGGAGCTGCGCGCGGAACTGCGTGCGATCTTCAACGGCGGCGCGTTCAAGCCGATCCTCGACGAAGCGCAGGCGATCCACAAGCGCGTGCTGCGCGGCCGCGTGTTCGTGGCGCTGCACATGCACGCCGGCGACGGTAACGTCCACACCAACATCCCGGTCAATTCCGACAACTACGAGATGCTGCAGGACGCGCACGTCGCGGTCGCGCGCATCATGCAGATCGCGCGTTCGCTCGACGGCGTGATCTCGGGCGAGCACGGCATCGGCATCACCAAGCTCGAGTTCCTGACCGAGGAGGAACTGCGCGAATTCCGCGAGTACAAGCATCGCGTCGATCCGCACGGCCGCTTCAACAAGGGCAAGCTGCTCGAGGGCGCGGACCTGCGCAACGCCTACACGCCGAGCTTCGGGCTGATGGGCTACGAGTCGCTGATCATGCAGCAGTCCGATATCGGCGCGATCGCCGAATCGGTCAAGGACTGCCTGCGCTGCGGCAAGTGCAAGCCGGTCTGCGCGACCCACGTGCCGCGCGCGAACCTGCTCTACAGCCCGCGCAACAAAATCCTTGCCACTTCGCTGCTGGTCGAGGCGTTCCTGTACGAGGAGCAGACCCGGCGCGGCGTGTCGATCCAGCACTGGGACGAGTTCAACGACGTGGCCGATCACTGCACGGTCTGCCACAAGTGCGCGACGCCCTGCCCGGTCAAGATCGACTTCGGCGACGTGACGATGAACATGCGCAACCTGCTGCGCAAGATGGGCAAGAAGAAGTTCAATCCGGGCCAGGCGGCCGGCATGTTCTTCCTGAACGCCACCAACCCGCAGACCATCAACGCCGCGCGCGGCGTGATGATGGGCGTCGGCTACAAGGCGCAGCGCCTGGCCAACGACATGCTGAAGAAGGTCACGAAGAAGCAGACGGCGCGCCCGCCCGCCACCACCGGCAAGGCGCCGGTGATCGAGCAGGTGATCCACTTCGTGAACAAGAAGATGCCGGGCAACCTGCCGAAGAAGACGGCGCGCGCGCTGCTCGACATCGAGGACAACAAGATCGTGCCGATCATCCGCAATCCGAAGACCACCTCGGTCGATTCGGAGGCGGTGTTCTACTTCCCGGGTTGCGGCTCGGAGCGGCTGTTCTCGCAGGTCGGGCTGGCGACCCAGGCGATGCTGTGGGAAGCCGGGGTGCAGACGGTGCTGCCGCCGGGCTACCTCTGCTGCGGTTATCCGCAGCGCGGCGCGGGCCAGTACGACAAGGCCGAGCAGATCGTCACCGACAATCGCGTGCTGTTCCACCGCATGGCGAACACGCTGAATTATCTCGATATCAAGACGGTGGTGGTGTCGTGCGGCACCTGCTACGACCAGCTCGCCGGCTACGAATTCGAGAAGATCTTCCCGGGCTGCCGGATCATCGACATCCACGAGTTCCTGCTCGAGAAGGGCATGAAGCTCGACGGCGTGTCGGGTACGCGCTACATGTACCACGACCCGTGCCATACGCCGATCAAGACGATGGACCCGGTCAAGCTCGTCAACGAACTGATGGGCGCCGAGAAGGACGGCTACAAGATCGCCAAGAACGACCGCTGCTGCGGCGAATCGGGCACGCTGGCGGTCACGCGGCCGGACGTCTCGACGCAGATCCGCTTCCGCAAGGAAGAAGAGATCCGCAAGGGCGCCGCGCAGTTGCGCAACATTCCGGTGGTGTCGGGCGACGGCGCGGCCGTGGCCGGCCAGGCCGATGTGAAGATCCTGACCAGCTGCCCGTCGTGCCTGCAGGGGCTGTCGCGCTACAACGAGGACGCCGGCATCGAGGCCGACTACATCGTCGTCGAGATCGCGCGCAGCATGCTCGGCGAAAACTGGATGGCGGACTATGTGGCGCGCGCCAACAACGGCGGGATCGAGCGCGTCCTGGTGTAA
- the ilvA gene encoding threonine ammonia-lyase, biosynthetic — protein MAAHDYLKKILTARVYDVAVETALEPARNLSARVRNRVWLKREDNQPVFSFKLRGAYNRMVHLSADALARGVITASAGNHAQGVAFSAARLGVKAVIVVPVTTPQVKVDAVRAHGGPTVEVIQAGESFSDAYAHALEVQRQRELTFVHPFDDPDVIAGQGTVAMEVLRQHQGPIHAIFVPIGGGGLAAGVAAYVKAVRPEIRVIGVQTEDSCAMAQSIRAGERVTLAEVGLFSDGTAVKLVGEETFRLCRELLDDVITVDTDALCAAIKDVFQDTRSVLEPAGALAVAGAKRYAANNGIEGETLVAITSGANMNFDRMRFVAERAEVGEAREAVFAVTIPEERGSFRRFCELVGERSVTEFNYRIADEHAAHIFVGVQIRRRGESAEIAANFAAHGFEAADLTGDELSKDHIRYMVGGRSPLSRDERLFRFTFPERPGALMKFLSAMAPNWNISLFHYRNQGADHSSILVGLQVPGADHAAFDRFLATLGYPYHEETANPAYRLFLS, from the coding sequence ATGGCTGCTCACGATTACCTGAAGAAGATCCTCACCGCGCGCGTCTACGACGTGGCGGTCGAAACCGCGCTCGAACCGGCGCGCAACCTGTCCGCGCGCGTGCGCAACCGCGTCTGGCTCAAGCGCGAGGACAATCAACCCGTGTTCTCGTTCAAGCTGCGCGGCGCCTACAACCGCATGGTCCACCTGAGCGCCGACGCGCTCGCGCGCGGCGTGATCACCGCCTCGGCCGGCAACCACGCGCAGGGCGTCGCGTTCTCGGCTGCGCGCCTGGGCGTGAAGGCCGTGATCGTGGTGCCCGTCACCACCCCGCAGGTCAAGGTCGACGCGGTGCGCGCGCACGGCGGGCCGACCGTCGAGGTGATCCAGGCCGGCGAATCGTTCAGCGACGCCTACGCCCACGCGCTCGAGGTGCAGCGCCAGCGCGAGCTGACCTTCGTCCATCCGTTCGACGATCCCGACGTGATCGCGGGCCAGGGCACGGTCGCGATGGAAGTGCTGCGCCAGCACCAGGGGCCGATCCACGCGATCTTCGTGCCGATCGGCGGCGGCGGCCTGGCGGCCGGCGTGGCCGCCTACGTGAAGGCGGTGCGCCCCGAGATCCGCGTGATCGGCGTGCAGACCGAGGATTCCTGCGCGATGGCGCAGTCGATCCGCGCCGGCGAGCGCGTGACGCTGGCCGAGGTCGGGCTGTTCTCGGACGGCACGGCCGTGAAGCTGGTCGGCGAGGAAACCTTCCGGCTCTGCCGCGAGCTGCTCGACGACGTGATCACGGTGGATACCGACGCGTTGTGCGCGGCGATCAAGGACGTGTTCCAGGACACGCGCAGCGTGCTGGAGCCGGCCGGCGCGCTGGCCGTGGCGGGGGCCAAGCGCTACGCGGCGAATAACGGCATCGAGGGCGAGACGCTGGTGGCGATCACCTCGGGCGCCAACATGAACTTCGACCGGATGCGCTTCGTGGCCGAGCGCGCCGAGGTGGGCGAGGCGCGCGAGGCGGTGTTCGCGGTGACGATCCCCGAGGAGCGCGGCAGCTTCCGGCGTTTCTGCGAGCTGGTGGGCGAGCGCAGCGTGACCGAGTTCAACTACCGGATCGCCGACGAGCACGCGGCGCACATTTTCGTGGGCGTGCAGATCCGCCGCCGAGGGGAATCGGCCGAGATCGCGGCGAACTTCGCCGCGCACGGCTTCGAGGCAGCCGACCTGACCGGCGACGAACTGTCGAAGGATCACATTCGCTACATGGTGGGCGGGCGCTCGCCGCTCTCGCGCGACGAGCGGCTGTTCCGCTTCACGTTCCCGGAGCGCCCGGGCGCGCTGATGAAGTTCCTGTCGGCGATGGCGCCGAACTGGAACATCAGCCTGTTCCATTACCGCAACCAGGGCGCCGACCACAGCTCGATCCTGGTCGGGCTGCAGGTGCCGGGCGCCGATCACGCGGCGTTCGACCGGTTCCTGGCCACGCTCGGCTATCCGTATCACGAAGAGACCGCGAACCCGGCCTACCGGCTGTTCCTGTCCTGA